A region from the Alphaproteobacteria bacterium genome encodes:
- a CDS encoding glycosyltransferase family 4 protein, which yields MKKQHKQINVIEIDIRDANYQTGIGRYIDIVSRNMPNYVHTYRIILYRTDAHEVHITQTDDELSVYMPKNVPNHTLNSVIIQMWGAKIAKMQNLILKVNCVGMESLAYAIRTQFYCKIIGVLHFSPQWILDGKPNRKHNPYFNMDHVISVFAGGVNYLREINCTRPHTVILNGIEPPQIAPRPRDDVFRFIFPNGWSPRKGLVKILPAFKKVAEKHKIEVLILGGTEPGIDPVELSRDLPVRLLGLINDENEVAKYYDMSDCCLFASTSEACSIAGIEAMSRNMPIISTNCEGLAEMFGNAALYAKMSPDYSIDVDEYAAHMCSVIENKRLRNKLSVLAYSRYVTRYTAKKMVAETLKVYENLTD from the coding sequence ATGAAAAAACAGCACAAACAAATTAATGTCATTGAAATTGACATTCGTGACGCCAACTATCAAACCGGGATTGGGCGGTATATTGATATTGTTTCGCGCAATATGCCAAATTATGTGCATACATATCGCATAATTTTATACCGCACAGATGCGCACGAAGTTCACATCACGCAAACAGATGACGAATTGTCGGTATATATGCCTAAAAACGTTCCAAATCACACATTGAACAGCGTTATTATTCAAATGTGGGGCGCAAAAATTGCAAAAATGCAAAACCTGATTTTAAAGGTAAACTGTGTTGGAATGGAATCGTTGGCATATGCAATCCGAACCCAGTTTTACTGTAAAATTATTGGTGTTCTGCATTTTTCACCGCAATGGATTTTGGATGGTAAACCCAATCGCAAACATAATCCTTACTTTAATATGGATCATGTAATATCTGTATTTGCGGGCGGTGTTAATTATTTACGTGAAATAAATTGCACACGTCCACATACAGTAATCTTAAATGGTATCGAGCCACCACAGATTGCCCCGCGTCCCCGTGACGATGTTTTTCGCTTTATATTTCCAAACGGTTGGTCGCCACGCAAAGGATTGGTAAAAATCTTACCTGCGTTTAAAAAGGTTGCTGAAAAACATAAAATCGAAGTTTTAATTCTGGGTGGAACAGAACCCGGTATCGACCCTGTGGAATTATCGCGCGACTTACCGGTTCGTCTGTTGGGATTAATAAATGACGAAAACGAAGTTGCAAAATATTATGACATGTCAGATTGCTGTTTGTTTGCATCTACATCCGAAGCCTGTTCCATCGCCGGTATCGAGGCAATGTCCCGCAACATGCCAATAATATCAACAAACTGCGAAGGTTTGGCGGAAATGTTTGGTAACGCCGCCCTGTATGCAAAAATGTCGCCTGACTATTCGATTGACGTGGATGAATACGCCGCCCATATGTGCAGTGTTATTGAAAACAAGCGTTTGCGTAATAAGTTATCTGTGCTGGCGTATTCACGATATGTCACACGCTATACCGCAAAAAAGATGGTTGCCGAAACATTAAAGGTTTATGAAAATTTGACCGATTAA
- a CDS encoding TolC family protein, with product MRKLSFFTLFMMPFCAFATTDDCMTRMDVPAGKLNLPQVIELGLCRNPQTAAAYLAYESARFSKNAGYADYLPSVNLSGNASLPYRNEQWGDWSYGASVSASYLLFDFGKRFSDVKQSIYAWRAAGFDYDESVQNYVYGIIGSYYALLNANADVKSAEMLRTVAQTARDTANKKFRAGSVAKADVLKADTTLASRDLDLERAKNNREIAKGTLLAKLSFPADQDIEIADLPSTIGTPQETKSLDELFAQAQKTRPDLLRATANKDAAWHRRNSVFLSNLPSISASGSLSWNDTPSEAFNAGNDKISGSIGVRASMPLFAGFANLYNARAASANYDRAVEIERQTNDNATLDIFTAYQNYKTAQTVLKQTETLLKSATESERVTAGMYKVGRATMLDWQTAQSELVSAEKQNNAAKYDLFTKRAAVALAVGEIKTELDKDVENEEN from the coding sequence ATGAGAAAACTGTCATTTTTTACATTATTTATGATGCCTTTTTGTGCGTTTGCCACCACGGACGATTGCATGACGCGCATGGATGTTCCGGCCGGGAAATTAAACCTGCCCCAGGTGATTGAATTGGGCCTGTGTCGCAATCCCCAGACGGCCGCCGCATATTTAGCATACGAATCAGCACGTTTTTCTAAAAATGCGGGATATGCCGATTATTTGCCGTCTGTGAATTTATCGGGCAATGCGTCACTGCCATATCGTAATGAACAGTGGGGCGATTGGTCGTATGGTGCATCCGTTTCTGCGTCTTATTTACTGTTTGATTTTGGTAAACGTTTTTCAGATGTTAAACAGTCTATCTATGCATGGCGCGCGGCGGGATTTGATTATGATGAAAGCGTACAAAACTATGTATATGGCATAATTGGTTCGTACTATGCATTACTGAACGCAAATGCGGACGTTAAATCGGCCGAAATGTTGCGTACTGTTGCCCAGACCGCACGTGATACCGCAAATAAAAAATTTCGGGCCGGCTCGGTCGCCAAGGCCGACGTGTTAAAGGCTGATACCACATTGGCCAGTCGTGACCTAGACCTGGAACGCGCAAAAAATAATCGCGAAATTGCCAAGGGGACATTACTGGCCAAACTGTCATTCCCCGCCGACCAGGATATTGAAATTGCGGACCTGCCGTCGACAATTGGCACGCCCCAGGAAACAAAATCATTGGATGAATTATTTGCCCAGGCGCAAAAAACGCGCCCTGATTTATTGCGCGCAACCGCGAACAAAGATGCCGCATGGCATCGCCGCAACAGTGTATTTCTTAGCAATCTGCCGTCAATATCTGCATCGGGTTCATTGTCATGGAACGATACACCATCCGAAGCGTTCAACGCCGGCAACGATAAAATCAGTGGCAGTATTGGCGTCCGTGCATCAATGCCATTGTTCGCAGGTTTTGCCAATCTGTATAACGCGCGTGCCGCATCTGCAAACTATGACCGTGCGGTTGAAATCGAACGCCAGACGAACGATAATGCCACGTTGGATATATTCACGGCGTATCAAAATTACAAAACGGCCCAGACCGTGTTAAAACAGACCGAAACATTACTAAAATCTGCAACCGAATCAGAACGCGTCACCGCCGGCATGTACAAGGTTGGACGTGCCACAATGCTGGATTGGCAAACGGCGCAATCTGAATTGGTCAGTGCTGAAAAACAAAACAACGCCGCCAAATATGATTTGTTTACCAAGCGTGCCGCGGTGGCATTGGCGGTTGGCGAAATCAAAACGGAATTAGACAAGGATGTTGAAAATGAAGAAAACTAA
- a CDS encoding efflux RND transporter periplasmic adaptor subunit, with protein MLKMKKTKTPTVAQPKKSFTRRVFGWLWRKKWWILLLAAIAIGAWLIFGGTSKKPGEFITLNITRGDLRQVVTATGEIQPVNTVNVGSQVSGTIDNLYVDFNTKVKKGDILLTIEPSVLQASVDESRASLDSAISQRNFAKSEYERNKTLYDEGFIARAEMEQSQTQYEQAEQSVKRAQSTYDRAVTNLGYATIVSPVDGTVISRKVDVGQTVAASFQTPDLFEIAEDLTKMQIETAVSEADIGVIQEGQPVTFTVDAYPTETFDGVVRQIRLSPTTTSNVVVYTVVIDVDNSDLRLMPGMTAFVTIIISEKENVWRAANSAFLVRSFANFLDAETINGATPVSHLAVLRDGNVIMIPFSKGLSTATETEIISDEIQMGDKVIVGRMGMASSNTKQKMNPMRGPRM; from the coding sequence ATGTTGAAAATGAAGAAAACTAAGACACCCACAGTGGCGCAACCAAAAAAATCATTTACCCGTCGCGTGTTTGGATGGTTGTGGCGTAAAAAGTGGTGGATTTTATTGCTGGCGGCCATTGCAATTGGCGCATGGTTGATATTTGGCGGCACGTCTAAGAAACCTGGTGAATTTATCACATTAAATATCACGCGTGGCGACCTGCGCCAGGTGGTGACTGCGACCGGTGAAATTCAACCTGTAAACACCGTCAACGTCGGGTCCCAGGTGTCGGGTACAATTGACAATCTGTATGTCGATTTTAATACCAAGGTTAAAAAAGGCGACATTTTGCTGACCATTGAACCGTCTGTTTTACAGGCGTCCGTCGATGAATCGCGCGCATCTTTGGACAGTGCTATTTCCCAACGCAATTTCGCAAAAAGTGAATACGAACGCAACAAAACCCTGTATGACGAAGGTTTCATCGCGCGCGCCGAAATGGAACAGTCCCAAACCCAATACGAACAGGCCGAACAGTCCGTTAAACGTGCCCAATCCACATACGATCGCGCCGTAACAAATCTTGGATATGCGACCATTGTATCGCCGGTTGATGGCACTGTCATCTCGCGCAAGGTTGACGTTGGCCAAACCGTTGCTGCATCATTCCAGACGCCTGATTTATTTGAAATCGCCGAAGATTTAACCAAGATGCAAATTGAAACCGCCGTATCCGAAGCGGACATTGGTGTCATCCAAGAAGGTCAACCCGTCACCTTTACCGTTGATGCATATCCAACCGAAACATTCGATGGCGTGGTGCGTCAAATCCGCCTGTCGCCAACGACAACATCAAATGTTGTTGTTTATACGGTTGTGATTGATGTCGATAATTCTGACCTGCGTCTGATGCCAGGTATGACCGCATTTGTGACAATCATTATTTCAGAAAAAGAAAACGTATGGCGTGCGGCAAATTCCGCATTCTTGGTTCGCAGTTTTGCAAACTTTCTGGACGCAGAAACAATCAATGGTGCAACGCCTGTGTCGCACCTGGCCGTATTGCGTGATGGTAACGTTATTATGATTCCTTTTTCCAAGGGGTTAAGTACCGCAACCGAAACAGAAATAATATCTGATGAAATCCAAATGGGGGACAAAGTTATTGTTGGCCGCATGGGTATGGCCTCATCAAACACGAAACAAAAAATGAACCCCATGCGTGGCCCACGAATGTAA
- a CDS encoding bifunctional enoyl-CoA hydratase/phosphate acetyltransferase, with the protein MTPEFKTLLESMRPASPRRVALAYATDPNALSSVCVAHKMGFVDAVLCGDETEIKNIASKHNLDISDFEIVHCNDELSAANAAVKLVRDGRADILMKGLIHTADILRSVLNRETGIRGDGILSHVSVLYSPSRNRRLFLTDIAMVMYPDLAKKTELINNAVSFARHMGVDTPRVAPLCAVETLNPKMPATVDADALRQMNERGEIANCIISGPISFDIAVSKSAAAAKGYTGSIHGDADILLFDNIEAGNNTIKAMVQFGDWIFGGVIVGARTPIIINSRSDSDTSKLFSIACACTM; encoded by the coding sequence ATGACACCCGAATTTAAAACATTGTTGGAATCTATGCGCCCCGCGTCACCGCGCAGGGTTGCATTGGCGTACGCCACCGACCCAAACGCGTTGTCGTCTGTGTGCGTTGCGCATAAAATGGGATTTGTAGATGCCGTTTTATGCGGCGATGAAACTGAAATAAAAAATATCGCATCCAAACACAATCTGGATATATCTGATTTTGAAATTGTGCATTGCAATGATGAATTGTCGGCGGCAAATGCTGCGGTTAAATTGGTTCGTGATGGTCGCGCCGATATTTTGATGAAGGGCCTAATCCACACCGCCGATATTTTGCGTTCGGTACTTAACCGCGAAACGGGTATTCGTGGTGACGGAATTTTGTCGCATGTATCGGTCTTGTATTCTCCGTCACGCAATCGCAGACTGTTCTTAACCGACATTGCAATGGTTATGTATCCAGACCTGGCGAAAAAGACAGAATTGATAAATAACGCGGTGTCCTTTGCGCGCCATATGGGGGTGGATACGCCACGTGTTGCACCACTGTGTGCGGTTGAAACATTAAATCCCAAAATGCCGGCAACCGTTGATGCAGACGCCTTGCGTCAAATGAACGAGCGTGGTGAAATCGCCAATTGCATTATATCGGGTCCGATATCATTTGATATTGCGGTGTCTAAATCCGCCGCCGCGGCCAAGGGCTATACCGGTTCAATTCATGGCGATGCCGATATATTATTATTTGATAATATCGAAGCGGGCAATAATACGATTAAGGCGATGGTACAATTTGGTGATTGGATATTTGGTGGTGTGATTGTTGGTGCGCGCACACCGATAATTATAAATTCACGTTCTGATTCAGACACATCGAAACTGTTTTCGATTGCGTGTGCATGCACAATGTAA
- a CDS encoding pyruvate, phosphate dikinase, with translation MSNKWVYTFGNGAAEGQADMKNLLGGKGANLAEMNLVGLPVPAGFTVTTDVCTYYYANNQTYPSDLMDQVRTGIAHVESIMGKKFADLENPLLVSVRSGARVSMPGMMDTVLNLGLNDETVKALAKISGNERFAYDSYRRFIMMFSEVVMGADIDLFEHTLERMKEDKGYKQDTELTADDLKDLVEKFKEIGVKIGKVFPQDPWKQLEMGIGAVFGSWMSKKAITYRKLNNIPADWGTAVNVQAMVFGNSGDDSATGVCFSRDPATGENKYYGEYLINAQGEDVVAGIRTPQPMSKDDSGRLSLEEAMPAVYKELCDVREKLERHYKDMQDMEFTIEHGKLWMLQCRNGKRTAAAAVRMAVEMVSEGLLTKEEAILRVGADQLDHLLHPMLDPKAEKRVIATGLPASPGAAVGMAVFNAEDAEKWAAAGKQVMLIRIETSPEDIAGMNAAQGVITARGGMTSHAAVVARGMGTPCVSGSPDIKIDYESKTLKTTSGVVINEGDWISIDGAKGQIIEGKIPTVSVELTGNFGTLMKWVDEIKTLTVKANAETPKDAKQARDFGAEGIGLARTEHMFFDPSRIQDMREMILAEDEAGRRAALAKLLPYQRADFVELFKIMDGLPVTIRLIDPPLHEFLPHTDAEIEELAAHIGKSVEFIKQRAEALHEQNPMLGHRGCRLAITYPEICEMQTRAILSAALEVKKAGIRVFPEIEVPLVGSKKEVDIVKAVIDATAQSLFAETGESVEYTVGSMIELPRAAVLANEIAESCEFFEFGTNDLTQTTLGMSRDDTAKILDEYRARGVYVADPFASVDQLGVGLLIKDAVKKARATRGEHIHLGVCGEHGGDPESIMFFHQCGFNSVSCSPFRVPIARLAAAQAAVKYPRKN, from the coding sequence ATGAGTAATAAATGGGTATATACCTTTGGTAATGGCGCCGCCGAAGGTCAGGCAGATATGAAAAATCTGCTGGGTGGCAAGGGTGCAAATTTAGCAGAAATGAACTTGGTTGGATTGCCTGTTCCTGCGGGCTTTACGGTGACAACCGATGTTTGTACATATTATTATGCGAACAACCAGACATATCCGTCTGATTTAATGGACCAGGTGCGCACCGGTATTGCACACGTTGAATCCATTATGGGTAAAAAGTTTGCAGACCTGGAAAATCCATTGTTGGTATCTGTTCGTTCTGGTGCACGCGTATCTATGCCGGGCATGATGGACACTGTTTTGAATTTGGGGTTGAACGACGAAACGGTAAAAGCATTGGCAAAAATTTCTGGCAACGAACGTTTTGCATATGATTCATATCGTCGCTTTATCATGATGTTCAGCGAAGTTGTTATGGGCGCAGACATTGACCTGTTTGAACACACCCTGGAACGCATGAAAGAAGACAAGGGTTATAAACAGGACACAGAATTGACGGCCGATGATTTGAAAGACTTGGTTGAAAAGTTCAAAGAAATCGGTGTTAAAATCGGCAAAGTATTCCCCCAAGATCCATGGAAACAGTTGGAAATGGGTATCGGCGCCGTATTCGGTTCTTGGATGAGCAAAAAGGCCATCACATACCGTAAATTGAACAATATCCCAGCCGATTGGGGTACCGCTGTTAATGTCCAGGCGATGGTATTCGGTAATTCTGGCGATGACAGTGCGACCGGCGTATGTTTCAGCCGTGACCCAGCAACAGGTGAAAACAAATACTATGGTGAATATCTGATTAACGCCCAGGGCGAAGACGTTGTTGCAGGTATCCGCACCCCACAGCCAATGAGCAAGGATGATTCCGGCCGTCTGTCACTGGAAGAAGCGATGCCAGCAGTCTATAAAGAATTGTGTGATGTTCGTGAAAAACTGGAACGTCATTACAAAGATATGCAGGACATGGAATTCACAATCGAACATGGAAAACTTTGGATGTTACAGTGCCGTAACGGTAAACGTACTGCGGCGGCCGCGGTTCGCATGGCGGTTGAAATGGTATCCGAAGGCCTGTTGACCAAAGAAGAAGCAATCCTGCGCGTTGGTGCGGACCAGCTTGACCATTTATTACACCCAATGTTAGACCCCAAGGCTGAAAAGCGTGTTATCGCAACCGGTCTGCCGGCGTCACCTGGTGCGGCGGTGGGTATGGCGGTCTTTAACGCCGAAGATGCCGAAAAATGGGCGGCTGCGGGTAAACAGGTTATGTTAATCCGTATTGAAACATCCCCCGAAGATATCGCAGGTATGAACGCGGCCCAGGGTGTTATCACAGCGCGCGGCGGTATGACATCGCACGCAGCGGTTGTAGCACGTGGTATGGGAACACCATGCGTATCTGGTTCACCAGACATCAAAATCGACTATGAATCCAAAACCTTGAAGACAACATCTGGTGTTGTTATCAACGAAGGCGATTGGATTTCAATCGACGGTGCCAAGGGCCAGATTATCGAAGGTAAAATCCCAACCGTATCTGTTGAATTGACGGGTAATTTCGGCACATTGATGAAATGGGTTGATGAAATCAAAACATTGACGGTCAAGGCCAACGCCGAAACACCAAAAGACGCAAAACAGGCACGCGACTTTGGTGCCGAAGGTATCGGTTTGGCACGTACAGAACACATGTTCTTTGATCCATCCCGTATCCAGGATATGCGTGAAATGATTCTGGCCGAAGACGAAGCCGGCCGTCGCGCTGCCTTGGCAAAACTGTTGCCATATCAGCGCGCTGACTTTGTAGAATTGTTCAAAATTATGGACGGTCTGCCGGTTACAATTCGTTTGATTGACCCACCGCTACACGAATTCTTGCCACATACCGACGCAGAAATCGAAGAATTGGCGGCGCACATCGGCAAGTCTGTTGAATTTATTAAACAGCGCGCAGAAGCCTTGCATGAACAGAATCCAATGTTGGGCCATCGTGGTTGCCGCTTGGCGATTACATACCCAGAAATCTGCGAAATGCAGACACGCGCGATTCTGTCCGCGGCATTGGAAGTTAAAAAGGCTGGTATCCGCGTATTCCCAGAAATCGAAGTTCCATTGGTTGGCTCGAAAAAAGAAGTGGATATCGTCAAAGCGGTTATCGATGCAACGGCCCAGTCCTTGTTTGCTGAAACAGGCGAATCTGTTGAATACACAGTTGGTTCTATGATTGAATTGCCACGCGCAGCAGTATTGGCAAATGAAATTGCGGAATCTTGTGAATTCTTTGAATTCGGCACAAACGACCTGACCCAGACAACATTGGGTATGTCACGTGACGACACAGCGAAAATCTTGGATGAATATCGTGCCCGTGGCGTATACGTTGCCGACCCATTCGCATCTGTTGACCAGTTGGGTGTTGGCCTGTTGATTAAAGACGCGGTTAAGAAAGCGCGCGCGACCCGTGGCGAACACATCCACCTGGGTGTGTGTGGTGAACACGGTGGTGATCCAGAATCCATCATGTTCTTCCACCAGTGCGGATTTAACTCGGTCTCGTGCAGTCCGTTCCGCGTGCCAATCGCGCGTTTGGCTGCTGCCCAGGCTGCGGTTAAATACCCACGCAAGAACTAA